One segment of Theobroma cacao cultivar B97-61/B2 chromosome 9, Criollo_cocoa_genome_V2, whole genome shotgun sequence DNA contains the following:
- the LOC18589239 gene encoding probable xyloglucan endotransglucosylase/hydrolase protein 23: MLPQSIQPPMVTAKIIFCSQAHTTRTYIKKMAAFHSPSSASSRVVLLLLINFFVAAFADNFYQNCDTVWGDGRAQIHDGGNLLTLSLDKTSGSGFQSKNEYLFGKIDMQLKLVPGNSAGTVTAYYLSSKGETWDEIDFEFLGNVSGQPYILHTNVFCQGKGNREQQFYLWFDPTADFHNYSILWNPQRILFYVDGIPIREFKNLEFLGVPFPNKQKMRLYSTLWNADDWATRGGLVKADWSQAPFKASYRNFNADACVWSSGSSYCRPNKNAWFWEELDFAKKGQMRWVQDNYMVYNYCTDTKRFPEGLPTECAFANIL; the protein is encoded by the exons ATGCTACCTCAATCAATTCAACCCCCGATGGTAACAGCCAAAATCATTTTCTGCAGCCAAGCACATACCACGAGAACATACATCAAGAAAATGGCTGCATTTCATTCTCCTTCAAGTGCATCCTCTAGGGTGGTTTTATTGCTGCTGATCAATTTCTTTGTGGCTGCCTTTGCTGATAACTTCTACCAAAATTGTGACACCGTATGGGGAGATGGCCGAGCTCAGATTCACGATGGTGGCAATCTGCTCACCCTATCTCTGGACAAGACCTCTGGCTCTGGGTTCCAGTCCAAGAATGAATATCTATTCGGAAAGATCGATATGCAGCTCAAGCTTGTCCCTGGCAATTCTGCTGGCACAGTAACTGCCTATTAC TTATCCTCAAAAGGTGAAACTTGGGATGAGATAGATTTTGAATTCTTGGGGAATGTAAGTGGACAGCCTTACATTCTCCATACTAATGTATTCTGCCAAGGCAAGGGCAACAGAGAGCAGCAATTCTACCTATGGTTTGACCCCACTGCAGATTTTCACAACTACTCCATCCTTTGGAACCCCCAGCGCATTTT ATTCTACGTTGATGGCATCCCCATTAGAGAGTTCAAGAACCTGGAGTTTCTTGGGGTTCCATTTCCGAACAAACAGAAAATGAGGTTATACTCTACACTTTGGAATGCTGATGACTGGGCAACTAGAGGTGGACTCGTCAAGGCAGATTGGAGTCAAGCCCCTTTCAAAGCTTCCTATAGGAACTTCAATGCCGATGCTTGCGTCTGGTCATCCGGATCATCTTATTGCAGGCCAAACAAAAATGCATGGTTTTGGGAAGAGCTTGATTTTGCAAAGAAAGGGCAGATGAGATGGGTGCAGGATAATTACATGGTGTACAATTACTGCACAGATACAAAGCGATTCCCCGAAGGCCTTCCAACAGAATGTGCCTTTGCCAACATACTCTAA